One segment of Gemmatimonadales bacterium DNA contains the following:
- a CDS encoding acyl-CoA dehydrogenase family protein, with protein sequence MTDLLAHPQPQPRTQLATEQEAREVAEAAREKDWQSPSFVRELFEGSFRLDLIHPYPEMSADDVERARPFMERLERFLRERVDSDRIDREGKIPPSVVQGLREIGAFGIKIPEEYGGLGLSQTGYTHAIGLVTSVDGNLTALLSAAQSIGVPQPLKLFGTPEQKRKYLPRLARGAVSAFALTEANVGSDPAAMSTTAVLSPDGSHYVLNGEKLWCTNGTLAELMVVMARTGPKKITAFIVETDWAGVEVVQRLHFMGLRAIENGIIRFTDVKVPVENVLWGEGKGLKLALITLNTGRLTLPASAVAASKRCLEIVRRWAAERVQWGQPIGKHDAIAQKIGRMAAEVFAMEAVADLASLMADRGTTDIRLEAALAKMWNTEIGWRIVDDTLQIKGGRGYETADSLRSRGERPDPVERMMRDFRINLIFEGSSEIMRLFIAREAVDTHLKLAGDLIDPKASMSRKIRAALRSGAYYAVWYPKLWLGGARLRRYAEFGSLATHIRFVDRSCLKLARTLFHCMVRFGPKLEKRQAVLGRLVEIGAELLAITAACSRALAMVRKDPANQGPVELADGFARQARRRVEDRFAAVFENDDLAMYGIAQQVLRNEHAWLEQGMVRLG encoded by the coding sequence ATGACTGACCTTCTCGCGCACCCGCAGCCTCAACCGCGTACCCAGCTCGCCACCGAGCAGGAGGCCCGGGAAGTCGCCGAGGCGGCGCGGGAGAAGGATTGGCAATCGCCCAGTTTCGTGCGGGAGCTGTTCGAGGGCTCCTTCCGGCTCGACCTGATCCACCCGTACCCCGAAATGAGCGCCGACGACGTCGAGCGCGCCCGGCCGTTCATGGAGCGCCTGGAGCGGTTTCTTCGCGAGCGGGTGGACAGCGACCGGATCGACCGCGAGGGAAAGATCCCGCCGTCGGTGGTCCAGGGTCTCCGGGAGATCGGAGCGTTCGGCATCAAGATCCCCGAGGAGTACGGCGGCCTGGGGTTGAGCCAGACGGGGTACACCCATGCCATCGGCCTGGTCACCAGTGTCGACGGCAACCTCACCGCCCTGCTCTCCGCCGCCCAATCCATCGGCGTGCCCCAGCCGCTCAAGCTCTTCGGGACGCCGGAGCAGAAGCGGAAGTATCTGCCCCGGCTTGCCCGGGGAGCGGTCAGCGCCTTCGCCCTCACCGAAGCGAACGTCGGCTCCGATCCCGCCGCCATGAGCACCACGGCGGTGCTCTCGCCCGACGGCAGCCATTACGTGCTCAACGGTGAGAAGCTCTGGTGCACCAACGGCACCCTCGCGGAGCTGATGGTGGTGATGGCGCGGACGGGCCCCAAGAAGATCACCGCGTTCATCGTCGAGACCGACTGGGCCGGGGTGGAAGTGGTCCAGCGGCTCCACTTCATGGGGCTCCGGGCGATCGAGAACGGCATCATCCGCTTCACCGACGTAAAGGTGCCGGTGGAGAACGTGCTCTGGGGCGAGGGCAAAGGCCTCAAGCTCGCCCTGATCACCCTCAACACCGGACGGCTCACCCTCCCTGCTTCGGCGGTCGCCGCCTCGAAACGCTGCCTGGAGATCGTCCGGCGCTGGGCGGCCGAGCGGGTGCAATGGGGCCAGCCGATCGGGAAGCACGATGCCATCGCGCAGAAGATCGGCCGGATGGCCGCGGAGGTGTTCGCCATGGAGGCGGTCGCGGATCTGGCCTCGCTGATGGCGGATCGGGGCACGACGGACATCCGGCTGGAAGCGGCGCTGGCCAAGATGTGGAACACCGAGATCGGATGGCGGATCGTCGACGATACCCTGCAGATCAAGGGAGGCCGCGGCTACGAGACGGCCGACAGTCTGCGGAGCCGCGGCGAGCGTCCCGACCCGGTGGAGCGGATGATGCGCGACTTCCGGATCAACCTGATCTTCGAGGGGTCCAGCGAGATCATGCGGCTGTTCATCGCGCGGGAGGCGGTGGACACCCATCTCAAGTTGGCGGGCGACCTGATCGACCCCAAGGCTTCCATGTCGCGGAAGATCCGCGCGGCGCTCCGCTCGGGCGCGTACTACGCCGTGTGGTATCCCAAGCTCTGGCTCGGCGGAGCCCGGTTGCGGCGCTACGCGGAGTTCGGTTCGCTGGCCACTCACATTCGCTTCGTGGACCGATCCTGCCTGAAGCTGGCCCGCACCCTCTTCCACTGCATGGTTCGCTTCGGACCGAAGCTGGAGAAGCGCCAGGCGGTCCTCGGCCGCCTGGTCGAGATCGGCGCCGAGCTGCTGGCGATCACGGCCGCGTGCAGCCGCGCGCTGGCGATGGTGCGGAAGGATCCAGCCAATCAGGGGCCGGTCGAGCTGGCTGATGGGTTTGCCCGCCAGGCCCGCCGCCGGGTGGAAGACCGGTTTGCAGCGGTGTTCGAGAACGATGATCTGGCCATGTATGGCATCGCCCAGCAGGTCCTCAGAAACGAGCACGCCTGGCTGGAGCAGGGCATGGTGCGGCTGGGGTGA